A region of Moorena producens PAL-8-15-08-1 DNA encodes the following proteins:
- a CDS encoding IS4 family transposase, translating into MDQPGNKSEIFQDIRHAKRLRKTLVVLSEHPGETVPKASGNASNSQSIYRFWSNEKVTRTQILASHKEGVVRRCVEAGVVLAIQDTTDLEYTTHEATKGLGYINQTLQQGIKVHSCIAVSAKGKPLGLLHQQSWTRKHRSGLKKERKKKAIQEKESYRWLETVKGAEEGLAEKAKLIHVADREADIFELFAQKRSANSELLILREYNRRVKEEMGYLLPMIEQRPILGTMTINLERNPKRPARQASLQIRGIRVTLEVPQHHPKPHNLHPVEINVLLVEETEKPADGSQPIRWLLLTTLPIDDFQKAWQCVQWYSYRWLIERFHFTLKSG; encoded by the coding sequence TTGGATCAGCCAGGAAATAAATCCGAAATTTTTCAGGACATACGTCATGCCAAAAGATTGAGAAAGACACTTGTGGTCTTAAGCGAGCATCCAGGAGAAACAGTACCAAAAGCGAGTGGTAATGCCAGCAACAGCCAAAGTATTTACAGATTTTGGTCAAATGAGAAAGTGACAAGAACACAAATATTGGCTTCACACAAGGAAGGCGTAGTGAGGAGATGTGTGGAAGCAGGAGTAGTGCTGGCAATACAGGACACGACCGACTTGGAGTATACGACACATGAAGCCACAAAAGGTTTGGGATATATAAATCAGACCCTTCAACAAGGAATTAAAGTTCATAGCTGTATAGCGGTCAGTGCCAAAGGAAAACCATTAGGACTGCTACATCAACAGAGTTGGACCAGAAAGCACAGGAGTGGTTTGAAAAAAGAACGCAAGAAAAAAGCGATTCAAGAAAAAGAAAGTTATCGATGGTTAGAGACAGTTAAGGGAGCTGAAGAAGGACTAGCGGAAAAAGCCAAGCTCATACATGTTGCAGATCGTGAGGCTGATATCTTCGAGTTATTCGCCCAAAAGCGTTCTGCTAATAGCGAATTACTGATTCTTCGAGAGTATAATCGCAGGGTGAAAGAGGAGATGGGATATCTGTTACCGATGATTGAACAAAGACCAATTTTAGGTACAATGACCATCAACTTAGAGCGTAATCCCAAACGTCCAGCTCGTCAGGCATCATTACAAATCCGAGGGATAAGAGTCACTTTGGAAGTGCCTCAACATCATCCCAAACCCCACAATCTCCATCCAGTGGAAATCAACGTACTACTGGTAGAAGAAACTGAGAAACCGGCTGATGGTAGTCAACCCATTCGTTGGTTGTTGCTCACAACTCTACCAATTGACGACTTCCAAAAAGCTTGGCAATGCGTGCAGTGGTATAGTTATCGATGGCTCATCGAACGCTTTCACTTTACCCTTAAAAGTGGCTGA
- a CDS encoding threonine aldolase family protein, whose translation MDNIDLVNSDKSIRFTADGIEMSPLAYSQLLYKLTKSRNIERDVYSLGGIISEFEAKFADLLGKETAVMMPSGTLSNQIAIRELANHKGRVLVQKESHIYNDSGDCLQTLSRLNLIPLAPDQATFTLDDVKQVIDKAKTGKVVTEVGVISIESPVRRKYNEIFNFEEMKKISTFAKDQGIRLHLDGARLFIASTFSGISPKEYASLFDTVYVSLFKYFNAGFGAILACSNEFAKDLYHVRRMFGGNIFQMWPSAVIALNFLDTFMDELRMAIKLADDFFDLIHKNPSFKVEKIPNGSNVFKLHVSDVDLDTFRDTLEKKNVYLPEPEADSNTFLLRINVTLNRISADRLAQIFIESLHA comes from the coding sequence ATGGATAATATTGATCTGGTTAATTCAGATAAGTCAATTCGATTTACAGCAGATGGAATTGAAATGTCTCCACTTGCATACTCGCAGCTTCTGTATAAGCTTACAAAAAGCAGAAATATTGAACGTGATGTATATTCACTTGGCGGTATTATTAGTGAGTTTGAAGCCAAATTTGCTGATTTACTTGGCAAAGAGACTGCCGTTATGATGCCATCAGGAACGCTATCCAATCAAATCGCAATTCGGGAACTTGCTAATCATAAAGGAAGAGTGCTTGTCCAAAAAGAAAGTCATATCTACAATGATTCAGGTGATTGTTTACAAACGCTCAGCAGATTAAACTTAATACCACTTGCTCCTGATCAAGCTACATTTACTTTGGACGATGTGAAGCAAGTTATTGACAAAGCGAAAACAGGCAAAGTTGTAACAGAAGTGGGTGTCATTTCTATTGAAAGTCCAGTGCGAAGAAAGTACAATGAAATTTTTAACTTTGAAGAAATGAAAAAAATTTCAACTTTTGCCAAAGATCAAGGTATTAGGCTCCACTTAGATGGAGCAAGATTATTTATTGCATCCACTTTTTCTGGTATATCGCCAAAGGAGTACGCTTCTTTGTTTGATACAGTTTATGTTTCACTGTTTAAATATTTCAATGCTGGCTTTGGAGCAATATTAGCCTGTTCTAACGAGTTCGCAAAAGATTTATACCATGTACGGCGAATGTTTGGGGGTAATATATTTCAAATGTGGCCATCTGCGGTCATAGCCCTCAACTTTCTTGATACATTTATGGATGAACTGAGAATGGCTATCAAGCTAGCAGATGATTTTTTTGATTTAATCCATAAAAATCCATCTTTCAAGGTTGAGAAAATTCCCAATGGTAGTAATGTCTTTAAATTGCATGTATCTGATGTTGATTTGGATACGTTTAGGGATACGTTGGAAAAGAAAAATGTTTATCTTCCAGAGCCAGAAGCTGATAGCAATACTTTCTTGCTTAGAATCAATGTAACCTTGAATCGCATCTCTGCGGATAGACTGGCACAAATATTTATAGAATCATTACACGCTTAG
- a CDS encoding CHASE2 domain-containing protein: protein MSQLVVLKLGNGNCQEGFPTVIAQLWETDHRNLMQFTGGLPAAPELPLLYKRWQLMYAALYRGFSCDRRLEINQVSITNVSQAEFRNLSQQLEEQINTWLNAEEFRNIERRVRTKLMPSEEIRVIIEAEDDQVRRFPWHLWRLFEDYPLTEVALSSQEYEPVTTPDRESTGQVRVLGILGNSQGIEVEKDRALLEQLPEAETVFVVQPQRQELNHQLWDQQGWDILFFAGHSKSGPDGKTGYISINQTDSLTISQLKHALRTAITNGLRLAIFNSCDGLGLARELADLHIPQLIVMREPVPDRVAQEFLKCFLRAFAGGKSLYLAVREARERLQGWEDNYPGASWLPVICQNPAVVPPTWQQLRDRNKLASVSGSSCQAHGSQTSTDAQHMMRLAVAGGQALLPSTSPSASDQTSSDKPSHSFPMRSLWCDRVLLLKASVFAMALVMGLRWLGLLEGLELKAFDQLMRQRPDERRDERLLIVKATPEDIKNQEQQPKHGASLSDDTLTRLFEKLQEYEPITIGLDIYRDFPVDPAYPKLATYLGQKNLFGICKVKDAKAGDTEGISPPLEIRPDRISFSDALPDQGGILRRHLLSLDSPDLTDKCTAKNNLSLLLALYYLHGKGIEWGYTSNQASNQELWIDAPDLGKGKTVVLKQLNSYTGGYHRVDAAGRQILLNYRSHRSPEDIALTVSVGDILNDEIPAQRRSQLKGRIILVGVAGAINTSSDYWLTPYSPSQPLSHKRTPGVVIQGHMVSQILSAVLDNRPLLWVWSESTEVLWIWGWSVVGSVIGLVMGFPSGQARSMHFLSGLVISTAVALGGLYGICYLFILEGGWIPLVPSAMVLVLTSVGMVLVVRYTGC, encoded by the coding sequence ATGAGTCAGTTAGTAGTCTTAAAACTGGGAAATGGTAATTGTCAGGAAGGTTTTCCTACTGTTATCGCTCAACTTTGGGAAACAGATCATCGTAATCTGATGCAGTTTACTGGAGGTTTGCCTGCTGCACCGGAACTGCCCTTACTCTACAAACGCTGGCAATTAATGTATGCAGCACTCTACCGAGGCTTCAGCTGCGATCGCCGTCTGGAAATTAATCAAGTTAGTATCACTAATGTTTCACAAGCTGAGTTTAGGAATCTGTCTCAACAGTTAGAAGAGCAAATTAATACCTGGCTCAATGCTGAAGAATTTCGCAACATTGAACGGCGAGTGCGAACTAAACTAATGCCGTCTGAAGAAATTAGGGTAATTATCGAGGCGGAAGATGACCAAGTGCGACGATTTCCTTGGCATTTGTGGCGTTTATTTGAAGATTACCCCCTGACAGAAGTGGCGTTGAGTAGCCAAGAGTATGAGCCAGTCACGACACCAGATCGAGAGTCAACGGGTCAAGTTAGGGTATTAGGAATTTTAGGAAATAGTCAAGGGATTGAGGTTGAAAAAGACCGCGCTTTACTTGAGCAGTTACCGGAGGCGGAAACGGTTTTTGTGGTGCAGCCACAACGCCAAGAGCTTAACCACCAGCTTTGGGATCAACAGGGATGGGATATCCTGTTTTTTGCGGGACATAGCAAGAGTGGTCCCGATGGTAAAACCGGTTACATAAGTATTAATCAAACTGATAGCTTAACGATTTCCCAGTTAAAGCATGCTCTGAGAACAGCTATTACGAATGGTTTGAGACTGGCAATTTTCAACTCTTGCGATGGCTTGGGATTGGCACGGGAATTGGCTGATTTACATATTCCTCAATTGATTGTGATGCGGGAACCGGTACCCGATCGAGTGGCACAGGAGTTTTTGAAGTGCTTTTTAAGGGCATTTGCTGGTGGAAAATCCTTATATCTGGCGGTGCGGGAAGCTAGGGAACGGTTGCAAGGCTGGGAAGATAACTATCCTGGTGCTAGCTGGTTGCCAGTGATTTGCCAAAATCCGGCTGTTGTGCCGCCGACTTGGCAACAGTTGCGCGATCGCAATAAATTGGCTTCTGTTTCAGGTAGCTCCTGTCAGGCTCATGGGTCACAAACCTCAACAGATGCTCAACACATGATGCGATTGGCTGTAGCAGGGGGTCAAGCTTTATTGCCCAGTACCTCCCCTAGTGCTTCAGACCAAACGAGCTCCGACAAACCATCCCATTCGTTTCCGATGCGGTCACTATGGTGCGATCGCGTTTTGTTACTCAAGGCTAGTGTATTCGCAATGGCTTTGGTGATGGGATTGCGGTGGTTGGGACTATTGGAAGGGCTTGAACTAAAAGCTTTTGACCAACTGATGCGACAACGACCCGATGAAAGACGGGACGAGCGTCTGTTGATTGTTAAGGCTACCCCAGAGGATATTAAAAATCAGGAACAGCAACCGAAGCATGGGGCATCGTTATCAGACGATACTCTTACTCGGCTATTTGAGAAACTCCAGGAGTATGAACCGATAACGATTGGCTTAGATATCTATCGTGATTTTCCGGTGGATCCAGCTTACCCTAAACTAGCAACTTACCTGGGACAAAAGAATCTATTTGGTATCTGTAAAGTTAAAGATGCTAAGGCTGGGGACACCGAAGGGATTTCTCCACCCCTGGAAATTCGGCCAGATCGGATTAGTTTTAGTGATGCTTTACCTGACCAGGGGGGAATCCTCCGTCGCCATCTGTTATCTCTGGACTCACCAGACCTGACGGATAAGTGTACTGCTAAGAATAACCTTAGCCTGCTACTAGCCCTATACTATCTACATGGTAAGGGTATCGAATGGGGCTACACATCAAATCAGGCATCAAATCAGGAATTATGGATTGATGCGCCAGATTTGGGTAAAGGTAAAACCGTTGTGCTGAAGCAATTAAATTCCTATACCGGTGGCTACCACAGAGTGGATGCAGCAGGTAGACAAATCTTGCTAAATTACCGTTCCCATCGCTCTCCTGAAGATATTGCCCTAACAGTCAGTGTTGGTGATATTCTCAATGATGAGATTCCTGCCCAGCGCCGGTCCCAACTGAAGGGTCGGATTATTCTTGTTGGTGTAGCCGGTGCAATTAATACCAGTAGTGATTACTGGCTCACCCCTTACAGTCCGAGTCAGCCCCTGAGCCATAAGCGAACACCAGGAGTGGTGATTCAAGGACATATGGTAAGTCAAATCCTGAGTGCGGTTTTGGATAATCGACCCTTGTTGTGGGTTTGGTCAGAATCAACAGAAGTGCTGTGGATTTGGGGTTGGTCTGTGGTGGGAAGTGTCATTGGTTTGGTAATGGGATTCCCCTCAGGCCAGGCTAGGAGTATGCATTTCCTAAGTGGCTTGGTAATCTCGACGGCAGTGGCACTTGGTGGTTTGTATGGCATTTGTTATCTGTTTATCTTGGAAGGGGGTTGGATACCGCTGGTGCCATCAGCAATGGTATTGGTGCTTACTTCGGTGGGTATGGTTTTGGTAGTACGTTATACAGGATGTTGA
- a CDS encoding endonuclease domain-containing protein, with translation MCDRQQRQFHLPYNSNLVSRARELRKTMTPTEKKLWCDYLKNFQFRVLRQRPIGNFIVDFYCAALKLVIEVDGESHYTEAGLAYDKERSHILEGYGLKVIRFTNDEVLHNFEAVCVRISSELPPNTT, from the coding sequence ATGTGCGATCGCCAACAAAGACAATTTCATCTGCCTTATAACTCCAATTTAGTAAGCAGAGCTAGAGAATTAAGGAAAACTATGACACCAACTGAAAAAAAGCTGTGGTGTGACTATTTAAAAAATTTTCAGTTTAGAGTCTTGCGACAAAGACCGATAGGGAATTTTATTGTTGACTTTTATTGCGCTGCTTTAAAATTAGTGATTGAAGTTGATGGAGAGTCTCATTATACAGAAGCTGGCCTTGCTTATGATAAAGAAAGAAGCCACATTCTTGAAGGTTATGGATTAAAAGTAATTCGATTTACCAATGATGAAGTATTGCACAATTTTGAAGCAGTGTGCGTTCGGATCAGCAGTGAGCTTCCCCCTAACACAACTTAG
- a CDS encoding DUF928 domain-containing protein, with amino-acid sequence MVKIKLLYGIAFALTTLSNYPAQAQLMESTGNRSESIAVEFKEPDYSGDAPSGRRRGTGSRGDCPMAVSETGGNLRVTPVIHKDSRGWTVNESPTIWVHVSYESESVERVLYGEFSLQDLTTQTKLAPKYLPVTLPSRSGVFSIPLPYSLEVGKWYRWYLILDCNSPDSFDNDSFLFIEGFLKRVELPEFKHQLDNKTSQKLITVYAKNGIWYDALNESAKLRCSNPQNSTFAEAWSRLLKAVELEEIAQESLICRESLSLTTRE; translated from the coding sequence ATGGTGAAAATTAAACTGCTTTATGGGATTGCGTTTGCTCTGACGACTCTCAGCAACTACCCAGCACAAGCGCAATTGATGGAATCTACTGGCAATAGGTCGGAATCTATAGCAGTAGAGTTTAAAGAGCCAGATTATTCAGGTGATGCCCCGAGCGGACGTAGGCGAGGTACAGGTAGTCGTGGAGATTGTCCTATGGCTGTTTCTGAAACGGGAGGAAACCTAAGGGTGACACCTGTGATCCATAAAGATAGTAGGGGATGGACAGTTAATGAGTCTCCGACTATCTGGGTTCATGTTTCCTATGAATCTGAAAGTGTTGAGAGGGTGCTTTATGGGGAATTTTCCTTGCAGGATTTAACAACTCAGACCAAGCTTGCTCCAAAATATCTCCCTGTTACTTTGCCAAGTCGGTCTGGTGTGTTTAGCATACCTCTTCCATACTCCTTAGAGGTTGGTAAGTGGTATCGCTGGTATCTGATCCTTGATTGTAATTCCCCAGATTCGTTTGACAATGACTCGTTTTTGTTTATTGAAGGATTTTTGAAACGGGTTGAATTGCCAGAGTTTAAGCATCAGTTAGATAATAAAACCTCACAGAAGCTAATTACAGTTTATGCTAAAAATGGCATTTGGTATGATGCCTTGAATGAATCAGCTAAACTTCGTTGTAGTAATCCACAAAATTCTACTTTTGCTGAGGCTTGGTCCCGATTGTTGAAAGCGGTTGAATTGGAAGAAATTGCCCAGGAAAGTTTGATCTGTCGGGAGTCGTTGAGTTTAACTACAAGGGAGTAG
- a CDS encoding helix-turn-helix domain-containing protein: MMISTAQAAELLGISATRVRFLLSKGRVKGAYKVGRTWVIPLFDGMPVVTPGTRGPKRNWSKRTNYTKAVIHVNQKVIRQNHNTGERNPVITVKRGSKNTYGHTVEVNGPCRVMYRPDNPLNCGARVWIETISDFKVIA, encoded by the coding sequence ATGATGATTTCTACCGCACAAGCCGCTGAATTACTTGGTATCTCTGCCACTCGCGTCCGTTTCCTGTTGAGCAAGGGCAGAGTCAAAGGTGCTTATAAGGTCGGTAGAACTTGGGTAATTCCCTTATTTGATGGCATGCCAGTGGTCACCCCTGGTACTCGTGGACCAAAGCGGAATTGGTCAAAGCGCACAAATTACACTAAAGCTGTCATCCACGTTAATCAAAAAGTGATTCGCCAAAATCACAACACTGGCGAACGCAATCCCGTGATTACCGTAAAACGAGGCTCTAAAAACACTTACGGTCATACTGTCGAAGTCAATGGCCCCTGTCGGGTCATGTATCGCCCAGATAATCCTCTAAACTGTGGAGCACGGGTATGGATTGAGACGATTTCTGACTTTAAAGTGATCGCCTAA